One segment of Haloplanus natans DSM 17983 DNA contains the following:
- a CDS encoding Hsp20/alpha crystallin family protein — MQPNDYFGDFDDLFERMTGDRWGALGRYNRPGYRSDEADFAVDITHHDDELVVTADVPGFEKGNFDISVDGDLLTIRADAESESSIDEDAYVRRERHHHAMRRTIRLPSDVSGEGASATYRNGVLTVTIPVEADVDVRHIDVE, encoded by the coding sequence ATGCAACCAAACGACTACTTCGGTGACTTCGACGACCTCTTCGAGCGCATGACCGGCGACCGCTGGGGCGCACTCGGCCGATACAACCGACCCGGCTACCGCTCCGACGAGGCCGACTTCGCGGTCGACATCACTCACCACGACGACGAACTCGTCGTGACGGCCGACGTACCCGGCTTCGAGAAGGGTAACTTCGACATATCGGTCGACGGCGACCTCCTGACGATCCGCGCCGACGCCGAGTCGGAGTCCAGCATCGACGAGGACGCGTACGTCCGCCGCGAGCGTCACCACCACGCGATGCGCCGCACGATCCGTCTCCCCAGCGACGTCTCCGGCGAGGGCGCCTCGGCGACCTACCGCAACGGCGTCCTGACGGTGACGATCCCCGTCGAGGCAGACGTGGATGTGCGCCACATCGACGTGGAGTAG
- the pheA gene encoding prephenate dehydratase, with protein MEAITLGPAGTYSHRAARAVADENEVTFTESVTAIVEAVAKGEYRRGVVPIENSIEGSVTETLDALANYDVGVVEEIVTPIRHALIAASESFDVVASHSQALAQCRSFLEAEYPDVTLEAVASTARGVERARDDDRVAAIAHPDNAGEDLQVLAADIQDRDSNATRFFAISPADERSDAGGKSTIVVNPNANYPGLLLELLEAFADRDINLSRVESRPTGDRLGDYLFHIDFEAGLYERHAREAVEDVEDIAANGWVRRLGSYDTRHVV; from the coding sequence ATGGAAGCCATCACGCTCGGGCCCGCGGGGACGTACTCCCACCGGGCCGCGCGGGCGGTCGCCGACGAGAACGAGGTGACGTTCACCGAGTCCGTCACCGCCATCGTCGAGGCGGTCGCCAAAGGCGAGTACCGGCGCGGTGTCGTCCCCATCGAGAACAGCATCGAGGGGAGCGTCACGGAGACACTCGACGCCCTCGCCAACTACGACGTGGGCGTCGTCGAGGAGATCGTGACGCCGATCCGGCACGCCCTGATCGCGGCGTCGGAATCGTTCGACGTCGTCGCCAGCCACTCACAGGCGCTCGCCCAGTGTCGATCCTTCCTCGAAGCCGAGTATCCCGACGTGACGCTCGAAGCGGTCGCGAGCACGGCCCGCGGCGTCGAGCGCGCCCGCGATGACGACCGCGTCGCCGCCATCGCCCACCCCGACAACGCCGGGGAGGACCTCCAGGTGCTCGCGGCGGATATCCAGGACCGCGACTCCAACGCCACGCGCTTTTTCGCCATCTCGCCGGCCGACGAGCGCTCCGACGCCGGCGGGAAGTCGACGATCGTCGTCAATCCGAACGCCAACTATCCGGGGCTCCTTCTGGAACTGCTGGAGGCCTTTGCGGACCGCGACATCAACCTCTCGCGCGTGGAGTCACGGCCCACCGGTGACCGCCTCGGCGACTACCTCTTCCACATCGACTTCGAAGCCGGTCTCTACGAACGCCACGCCCGCGAGGCCGTCGAGGACGTGGAGGACATCGCCGCCAACGGCTGGGTGCGTCGGCTCGGCTCCTACGACACTCGCCACGTCGTCTGA
- a CDS encoding sensor histidine kinase: protein MNKTPMTDPGSGYRALFEHVSDGLLVVDPDTGVVRDANGRFVSMIGIERDDLTGREVDDLLVSGRGPDDPVRELVAAARGGDGETVEWRLRRRDAGPFWAECSASLADLDGEECVLTTVRDVTERKRRRDELGRFEELVEHVPTGIFRATFDPAGTFLEANPTMVDLFDAESKVDLLSTPIEEMYHDEDDCRAFFDALAEQDVVTEKVELRTLSGDRFWGLVTVCRFRSAEGETYIDGAIKDVTETREYQQVLEEQNERLELLNRIVRHDIRNDMQLVQGMADLLDDISAEAGEPHLETIRTRTEHVIELTDLMGELMDALVAESGDDLEPTNLSFVLDREVREASGSYPNATIRTRGNVPLVEVTANDMLRSVFRNLLNNAVQHHDGDEPTVEVSAEVDDEWVLVQIADDGPGIDPDRREAVFGKGEKGLESEGTGLGLYLVYTLVDHYGGAVWIEDNEPRGSVFNVRLQLA, encoded by the coding sequence GTGAACAAGACGCCGATGACCGATCCCGGATCGGGATACCGGGCGCTCTTCGAGCACGTCTCCGACGGGCTGCTCGTCGTCGATCCGGACACGGGCGTCGTTCGCGACGCCAACGGTCGGTTCGTGTCCATGATCGGCATCGAGCGCGACGACCTGACCGGGCGGGAGGTCGACGACCTGCTCGTCTCCGGCCGGGGACCGGACGATCCGGTCAGGGAACTGGTGGCCGCGGCCCGTGGCGGCGACGGTGAGACCGTCGAGTGGCGGCTACGGCGCCGCGACGCGGGACCGTTCTGGGCCGAATGCTCCGCGTCGCTGGCCGATCTGGACGGCGAGGAGTGCGTGCTGACCACCGTCCGCGACGTGACCGAACGCAAACGTCGCCGGGACGAACTCGGCCGGTTCGAGGAACTGGTCGAACACGTCCCGACGGGCATCTTCCGGGCGACGTTCGATCCGGCGGGAACCTTCCTCGAAGCCAACCCGACGATGGTCGACCTGTTCGACGCCGAGTCGAAGGTGGACCTGCTGTCGACGCCCATAGAAGAGATGTACCACGACGAGGACGACTGCCGGGCCTTCTTCGACGCGCTGGCCGAGCAGGACGTGGTGACCGAGAAGGTGGAGCTCCGGACCCTTAGCGGCGACCGGTTCTGGGGGTTGGTCACCGTCTGCCGGTTCCGGAGCGCCGAGGGCGAGACGTACATCGACGGCGCCATCAAGGACGTGACCGAGACGCGGGAGTACCAGCAGGTACTCGAGGAGCAAAACGAGCGGCTGGAACTACTCAACCGGATCGTCCGCCACGACATCCGCAACGATATGCAGCTCGTCCAGGGGATGGCCGACCTGCTCGACGACATCTCCGCGGAGGCGGGGGAGCCACATCTGGAGACGATTCGGACCCGAACCGAGCACGTCATCGAGCTCACCGATCTGATGGGGGAGTTGATGGACGCACTCGTGGCCGAGTCCGGCGACGACCTCGAACCCACGAACCTGTCGTTCGTCCTCGACCGCGAGGTGCGGGAGGCCAGCGGAAGCTACCCGAACGCCACGATCCGGACCCGCGGCAACGTCCCGCTGGTCGAGGTGACGGCGAACGACATGCTCCGGTCGGTGTTCCGGAACCTGCTGAACAACGCCGTCCAGCACCACGACGGCGACGAGCCGACGGTGGAGGTGTCGGCCGAGGTGGACGACGAGTGGGTGCTGGTGCAAATCGCCGACGACGGGCCGGGGATCGATCCCGACCGTCGGGAAGCCGTGTTCGGAAAAGGCGAGAAGGGCCTCGAGAGCGAGGGCACGGGGCTGGGGCTCTATCTGGTGTACACGCTCGTCGACCACTACGGGGGCGCGGTCTGGATCGAGGACAACGAGCCGCGTGGGAGCGTCTTCAACGTCCGCCTCCAACTCGCCTGA
- the hisH gene encoding imidazole glycerol phosphate synthase subunit HisH, translating to MSLSRPPSEALADVVIVDYGLGNLRSATRGLERAGASVTITDDPDDFAAADGIVLPGVGAFREGMENAGPYRDALADAVSRGQPVFGICLGMQMLLTSSEEADHAGEGDVVGLDFVPGRNVRFAEGQTVPHMGWNELSVERDHPLVSGVDPADAPDREGPGGGSVDDEYAYFVHSYYAVPDDDKAVVATTDHGRTFPAVIANEDGTVFGTQFHPEKSGETGLTILRNFVDICYTQ from the coding sequence ATGAGCCTGTCCCGACCCCCATCCGAGGCGCTGGCGGACGTGGTCATCGTCGACTACGGCCTCGGCAACCTCCGGTCGGCCACGCGCGGCCTCGAACGCGCCGGCGCGTCCGTGACCATCACCGACGACCCGGACGACTTCGCCGCCGCCGACGGCATCGTCCTCCCGGGCGTCGGCGCGTTCCGCGAGGGGATGGAAAACGCCGGGCCGTACCGCGACGCCCTCGCCGACGCCGTTTCCCGCGGCCAGCCCGTCTTCGGTATCTGTCTCGGGATGCAGATGCTCCTCACGTCGAGCGAGGAGGCCGACCACGCCGGCGAGGGCGACGTCGTCGGCCTCGATTTCGTCCCCGGGCGGAACGTCCGCTTCGCCGAGGGCCAGACGGTGCCCCACATGGGCTGGAACGAACTGTCGGTGGAGCGCGACCACCCGCTCGTCTCCGGCGTCGACCCGGCGGACGCGCCCGACCGGGAGGGTCCGGGCGGCGGCTCCGTCGACGACGAGTACGCCTACTTCGTCCACTCCTACTACGCCGTCCCGGACGACGACAAGGCGGTCGTCGCGACGACCGACCACGGCCGCACGTTCCCCGCGGTTATCGCGAACGAGGACGGAACGGTCTTCGGGACCCAGTTCCACCCCGAAAAGAGCGGGGAGACGGGGCTGACGATCCTGCGGAACTTCGTCGACATCTGTTATACGCAGTGA
- a CDS encoding PAS domain-containing protein, which produces MEDTPGTEAIADSGGVTAGESRGVYEAIFREMSDAVFLIDVARSDHDYTFTYLRNNTSHQRRTGLSEDELRGQTPRELLGDEQGTVVAENYRQCVDKRRTIEYEEELDLPGGTSHWQTKLTPIIDAGDVTQIVGVARDITEQKEQERKLKRIHRRFETVMETMSAAVFLKDADGQYLVMNQACRELFDVEGQDIVGLTDDDLFPSDTARQARTDDQWVVENGEMIEIEETIPTTAGHTVRLTRKSPVYDEDGEVVALCGVSTDITERKEREQELQMVRERFERFAGNVRDGFFLLPTDYSETEYVNPAVERIYGITPEEAYDDPTAWLRHVHPDDKDELLADMEAQRDGTIQWPVEQEFRIEHPDRGRRWVRAHLDVVPDENGDPTWITGISTDITERKEREKELQRQNSRLNEFASVVSHDLRNPLNVAQARATILQQQAADELQEHLAPLLNSLERMESIIEDTLTLARQGETVGDMSSISLVDLVGKCWAGVETAEATLEIDEEFTIHGDRDRLRHVFENLFRNAVEHGGEGLTVRVGRAGEDCLYVEDDGPGIPTDDRDAVFEPGYTSATGGTGFGLTIVKRIAEAHGWDVTITDGRDGGARFVFDAVGLNDSNA; this is translated from the coding sequence ATGGAAGACACTCCGGGCACTGAGGCTATTGCTGACAGCGGTGGAGTGACCGCTGGCGAGTCGAGAGGCGTTTACGAAGCGATCTTCCGTGAAATGAGTGACGCAGTCTTTCTCATCGATGTTGCACGATCCGACCACGACTACACGTTCACTTACCTGCGAAACAATACCTCACACCAACGGCGGACCGGTCTTTCCGAAGACGAGTTACGCGGACAGACTCCACGGGAACTTCTCGGTGACGAACAGGGCACAGTTGTTGCTGAAAACTACCGCCAGTGCGTCGACAAACGAAGGACGATCGAGTACGAAGAGGAATTAGACCTACCGGGCGGGACGAGTCACTGGCAGACAAAGCTCACCCCGATTATTGATGCCGGAGACGTCACTCAAATCGTCGGCGTCGCACGGGACATAACGGAGCAAAAGGAGCAAGAACGGAAGCTAAAGCGCATCCATCGACGATTCGAAACCGTCATGGAAACCATGTCCGCAGCGGTATTTTTGAAGGACGCTGACGGCCAGTATCTCGTGATGAATCAGGCGTGCCGCGAACTGTTCGACGTCGAAGGTCAAGACATCGTCGGCTTGACCGATGACGACCTCTTCCCGTCGGATACCGCGAGGCAGGCCAGAACGGACGACCAATGGGTCGTCGAGAACGGCGAGATGATCGAGATAGAGGAAACGATTCCAACAACGGCAGGACACACCGTCCGGCTAACGCGGAAATCGCCGGTGTACGACGAAGATGGCGAGGTTGTTGCTCTCTGTGGGGTCTCCACCGACATCACCGAGCGCAAGGAACGCGAGCAGGAGCTTCAGATGGTCCGCGAGCGGTTCGAGCGATTTGCGGGTAACGTCCGAGATGGGTTTTTTTTGTTGCCGACCGACTACTCCGAAACCGAATACGTGAACCCGGCAGTGGAACGGATCTACGGAATCACGCCAGAGGAGGCCTACGACGACCCGACGGCCTGGCTCCGACACGTCCATCCCGACGACAAGGACGAGTTACTCGCAGATATGGAGGCCCAGCGGGACGGCACGATCCAGTGGCCGGTCGAACAGGAGTTCCGTATCGAACATCCTGACCGTGGAAGGCGGTGGGTGCGGGCCCACCTTGACGTGGTTCCCGACGAGAACGGCGACCCGACGTGGATCACCGGCATCTCGACTGACATCACCGAGCGAAAGGAACGCGAGAAAGAACTACAGCGACAGAACAGTCGCCTCAACGAGTTTGCAAGTGTGGTCTCTCATGACCTCCGCAACCCACTCAACGTCGCTCAAGCGCGGGCGACGATTCTGCAACAGCAAGCTGCCGACGAGTTGCAGGAGCACCTCGCTCCACTCCTCAACTCGCTGGAGCGGATGGAGAGCATTATCGAGGATACGCTGACGCTCGCTCGGCAGGGTGAGACCGTCGGCGATATGAGCTCGATATCGCTCGTCGACTTGGTGGGTAAATGTTGGGCCGGAGTAGAGACAGCCGAGGCGACGCTCGAAATCGACGAGGAGTTCACGATACATGGCGACCGCGACCGGCTCCGACACGTGTTCGAGAACCTGTTCCGTAACGCAGTGGAACATGGCGGCGAGGGCCTGACAGTCCGCGTTGGACGCGCTGGCGAGGACTGTCTCTACGTCGAAGATGATGGGCCGGGAATCCCGACGGATGACCGCGACGCAGTGTTTGAACCGGGCTACACGTCTGCAACTGGCGGAACGGGCTTCGGTCTCACGATCGTCAAGCGCATCGCAGAAGCTCACGGCTGGGACGTGACGATTACCGATGGACGAGACGGCGGTGCTCGGTTCGTGTTCGATGCTGTTGGGCTGAACGATAGTAACGCTTGA
- a CDS encoding uracil-DNA glycosylase yields the protein MVETDGPDVTVCERCPALVESRSRIVNGVGPDDAALCFVGEAPGVNEDERGEPFVGRSGSVLDDALRDAGLARADVRITNCVRCRPPENRDPHVEELDNCTEFLAAEISHVDPDLIVTLGKVPGERLLDRSVAVTNETGSVVDARLGGAGRRVLVCLHPAATLYDRSQREAFDAAIAKAADLAGVSTDGGGGQSRLGDY from the coding sequence ATGGTCGAAACCGACGGGCCGGACGTGACCGTCTGCGAGCGCTGTCCGGCGCTCGTCGAGTCCCGGAGTCGCATCGTCAACGGCGTCGGCCCCGACGACGCCGCCCTCTGCTTCGTCGGCGAGGCACCCGGTGTGAACGAGGACGAACGGGGCGAACCCTTCGTCGGCCGGTCGGGGTCGGTGCTCGACGACGCCCTCCGCGACGCCGGCCTCGCCCGCGCGGACGTTCGGATCACCAACTGCGTCCGGTGTCGGCCGCCGGAGAACCGTGACCCCCACGTCGAGGAACTCGACAACTGCACCGAGTTTCTGGCGGCGGAGATAAGCCACGTCGACCCGGACCTGATCGTCACGCTCGGGAAGGTTCCCGGGGAGCGACTGCTGGATCGCTCCGTCGCGGTGACGAACGAAACCGGATCGGTCGTCGACGCACGTCTCGGCGGAGCGGGGCGGCGCGTCCTCGTCTGTCTCCACCCGGCGGCGACGCTCTACGACCGGAGCCAGCGGGAGGCGTTCGACGCGGCGATAGCGAAGGCGGCCGACCTAGCCGGCGTCTCGACGGACGGGGGCGGCGGGCAGTCGCGGTTGGGCGACTACTGA
- a CDS encoding endonuclease dU has product MKPGSRALGVTESFAGGDERSVLCGAVVRADRTADGFVFGSCAVGGTDATAAMESMYGDLDREDVQYLLLAGIAPAWFNVVDLHALADAVSRPVLSVSFEASPGLEPALREAFSGGALATRVRTYRAQPSRHRLAVDDADVWVRAVGVDADRAERIVRAFTPEGGRPEPLRVARLAARAARRFRATDRDGDV; this is encoded by the coding sequence ATGAAACCCGGCTCTCGGGCGCTCGGCGTCACCGAGTCGTTCGCCGGCGGTGACGAGCGGAGCGTTCTCTGCGGTGCCGTCGTTCGAGCGGATCGGACCGCCGACGGGTTCGTCTTCGGATCGTGTGCGGTCGGCGGCACCGACGCCACCGCCGCCATGGAGTCGATGTACGGTGATCTGGACCGCGAAGACGTCCAGTATCTCTTGCTCGCGGGCATCGCGCCCGCGTGGTTCAACGTCGTCGACCTGCACGCCCTCGCCGACGCCGTGTCCCGGCCCGTGCTCTCCGTCTCCTTCGAAGCGAGCCCCGGCCTCGAACCCGCGCTCCGCGAGGCGTTCTCGGGCGGGGCGCTCGCGACGCGCGTGCGGACCTACCGCGCCCAGCCGTCGCGCCACCGACTCGCCGTCGACGACGCGGACGTGTGGGTCCGGGCCGTCGGCGTCGACGCCGACCGGGCCGAACGGATCGTCCGCGCGTTCACCCCCGAAGGCGGCCGGCCGGAGCCCCTCCGCGTGGCTCGGTTGGCCGCCCGCGCGGCGCGTCGGTTCCGGGCGACCGACCGGGACGGGGACGTTTAA
- a CDS encoding DUF5786 family protein has product MGFGSYDESEQENQELDADLDDNEGVETSENEHQGSVEFEIGASNDELLDRLKDIKEE; this is encoded by the coding sequence ATGGGCTTCGGGAGCTACGACGAATCCGAACAGGAGAATCAGGAGTTAGACGCCGACCTCGACGACAACGAGGGGGTCGAAACCTCCGAAAACGAGCACCAGGGATCGGTGGAGTTCGAAATCGGCGCGTCGAACGACGAACTACTCGATCGGCTCAAAGACATCAAAGAGGAGTGA
- a CDS encoding MBL fold metallo-hydrolase: MDVLNVTADAEEFTCNAYLVTGETPTLVDAGTMPGVESVVAAAVDELDRVVLTHQHHDHVGELDAVLDAFDADLYAYGDHPRRTHGLSDGDTVAMGEESFDVVYTPGHADDHVSLVSEHTLFSGDVVVYNDGAFDDGSFGRTDMAGQSRERLIGSLETLLGRLPDSVTAMYAGHGDAFHADDGSVRDVIERALSRARRREPKYPE; this comes from the coding sequence ATGGACGTGCTCAACGTCACCGCGGACGCCGAGGAGTTCACCTGTAACGCGTATCTGGTCACCGGCGAGACGCCGACGCTCGTCGACGCGGGGACGATGCCCGGCGTCGAATCGGTCGTCGCGGCGGCCGTCGACGAACTCGACCGGGTGGTCCTCACCCACCAGCACCACGACCACGTCGGCGAACTCGACGCGGTGCTCGACGCGTTCGACGCCGACCTGTACGCCTACGGGGACCACCCGCGGCGGACCCACGGGCTCTCGGACGGCGACACCGTGGCGATGGGCGAGGAGTCCTTCGACGTGGTGTACACGCCGGGACACGCCGACGACCACGTCTCGCTCGTGAGCGAGCACACGCTGTTCAGCGGCGACGTCGTCGTCTACAACGACGGCGCGTTCGACGACGGGAGCTTCGGCCGGACCGACATGGCGGGGCAGTCACGCGAACGGCTCATAGGGAGTTTAGAGACGTTACTGGGGCGACTCCCCGACTCGGTGACGGCGATGTACGCCGGCCACGGTGACGCGTTCCACGCCGACGACGGGAGCGTCCGGGACGTGATCGAGCGGGCGCTCTCGCGGGCACGGCGTCGCGAGCCGAAGTATCCGGAGTGA
- a CDS encoding 50S ribosomal protein L40e produces the protein MATFEEAEKRMLEKQICMRCNARNAQRATRCRKCGYKKLRPKAKERRSA, from the coding sequence ATGGCTACCTTCGAGGAAGCGGAAAAGCGGATGCTCGAGAAACAGATCTGCATGCGATGTAACGCACGGAACGCACAGCGGGCCACGCGCTGTCGCAAGTGCGGGTACAAGAAGCTCCGTCCCAAGGCGAAAGAGCGCCGTAGCGCCTGA
- a CDS encoding TRAM domain-containing protein: MADCPLADDCPSFSERIQGMGCQHYGDRGGAEWCNHYDMPISDLKQQPVKPGEELVVEVTDIHESGAGVGRTEDGFIVLVDGTLPPARARVRIHRVKANHATADEVERLPMDDGEEHADENAEETTTESETGGRDSGRPEQLGSRDNFWGG, from the coding sequence ATGGCGGACTGTCCACTCGCCGACGACTGCCCCAGTTTCTCGGAGCGCATCCAGGGCATGGGGTGTCAGCACTACGGCGACCGCGGGGGTGCCGAGTGGTGTAACCACTACGACATGCCCATCTCCGATCTGAAACAGCAGCCGGTGAAACCCGGCGAGGAACTCGTCGTCGAGGTGACCGACATCCACGAGAGTGGGGCGGGCGTCGGCCGCACCGAGGACGGCTTCATCGTCCTCGTCGACGGGACGCTCCCCCCGGCACGGGCGCGGGTCCGTATCCATCGGGTGAAAGCCAACCACGCGACTGCCGACGAAGTCGAGCGGCTACCGATGGACGACGGCGAGGAACACGCGGACGAAAACGCGGAGGAGACGACCACGGAGTCCGAAACCGGCGGCCGTGACTCGGGGCGGCCGGAACAGTTGGGCAGCCGGGACAACTTCTGGGGCGGGTAG
- a CDS encoding Tfx family DNA-binding protein: MEDDPDADALLERAGFDPEKSVLTRRQAEVLALRERNVRQSTIADRLGTSRANVSSIESSARDNVAKARETVAFAEALTAPVRVEVDDDTDLYNVPKLVYDACDAAGVKVNHTAPDLMKLVSDEAGEAVQGREIQAPLLVGVTTDGTVRVRQSK, from the coding sequence ATGGAAGACGATCCGGACGCGGACGCGCTGCTCGAACGCGCCGGTTTCGACCCCGAGAAGAGCGTGCTGACACGCCGCCAGGCAGAGGTGCTCGCCCTCCGGGAGCGGAACGTACGGCAGTCGACGATCGCCGACCGTCTGGGCACCTCCCGTGCCAACGTCTCGAGCATCGAATCGAGCGCGCGGGACAACGTGGCGAAGGCACGGGAGACCGTCGCCTTCGCCGAGGCGCTGACCGCCCCCGTCCGGGTCGAAGTCGACGACGACACGGATCTCTACAACGTGCCCAAACTCGTCTACGACGCCTGCGACGCCGCGGGGGTCAAAGTGAACCACACGGCCCCCGACCTGATGAAACTCGTCAGCGACGAGGCGGGCGAGGCCGTGCAGGGTCGCGAGATTCAGGCACCGCTTCTGGTCGGCGTCACGACCGACGGTACCGTCCGCGTCCGGCAGTCGAAGTAG
- a CDS encoding mannose-1-phosphate guanylyltransferase — protein MERPLVAAVLAGGTGSRLYPASRRDRPKQLLALGGDDTLLERTVSRVDFADAVVTVTRPDLADAVRETVPETTVLVEPEGKDTGPALAYATHRIAERFADPVVLALPSDHHVDGDFETPARRGARVAAGTDALVTFGVEPTGPETGYGYVEPGPDHGDYAEVAAFHEKPDAERARRYVERGYYWNAGIFAWTPAAFRAAARHTPLAPLLDALDAGDATAGFDAVDPVSVDYAVFERDDDAVTVPLDVEWDDLGSWDALRRVLPADADGTVVAGDAEVVSLDAEHNVVAGDGVHVSLVGVDDLAVVAYDDRVLVVPTERAQRVRDLVAELRERDEF, from the coding sequence ATGGAGCGACCACTCGTCGCCGCCGTATTGGCCGGCGGGACCGGCTCTCGGCTCTACCCCGCGAGTCGACGCGACCGGCCGAAGCAGTTGCTGGCCCTCGGCGGCGACGACACCCTCCTCGAACGCACCGTCTCCCGCGTCGACTTCGCCGACGCGGTGGTTACCGTCACCCGCCCCGACCTCGCCGACGCCGTTCGCGAAACCGTCCCCGAAACCACCGTCCTCGTCGAACCCGAAGGCAAGGACACCGGCCCGGCGCTGGCCTACGCCACCCACCGGATCGCGGAGCGATTCGCGGACCCCGTCGTCCTCGCACTGCCCAGCGACCACCACGTCGACGGCGACTTCGAGACGCCGGCGCGCCGGGGCGCCCGTGTCGCCGCCGGGACGGACGCCCTCGTCACGTTCGGCGTCGAACCGACCGGACCGGAGACGGGGTACGGCTACGTCGAACCGGGGCCGGACCACGGCGACTACGCCGAGGTGGCCGCGTTCCACGAGAAACCGGACGCCGAGCGGGCACGACGGTACGTCGAGCGGGGCTACTATTGGAACGCCGGCATCTTCGCGTGGACGCCGGCAGCGTTCCGGGCGGCGGCGCGGCACACGCCGCTCGCGCCGTTGCTCGACGCCCTCGACGCGGGCGATGCAACCGCGGGATTCGACGCTGTCGATCCGGTGAGCGTCGATTACGCGGTGTTCGAACGCGACGACGACGCCGTGACGGTCCCCCTCGATGTCGAGTGGGACGACCTCGGCTCGTGGGACGCACTCCGGCGTGTCCTGCCGGCGGACGCGGACGGCACCGTCGTCGCCGGCGACGCCGAAGTGGTGAGCCTCGACGCCGAACACAACGTGGTCGCGGGCGACGGCGTGCACGTGTCGCTCGTCGGCGTCGACGACTTGGCGGTCGTCGCGTACGACGACCGGGTGCTCGTGGTGCCGACGGAACGGGCCCAGCGAGTACGGGATCTGGTGGCGGAACTGAGAGAACGGGACGAGTTCTAG